A genome region from Arachidicoccus soli includes the following:
- a CDS encoding AMP-dependent synthetase/ligase — protein sequence MQPTRLFDAVAYQLENFPKKDMLATKQNGQWAKLSTHQTQQYINKLSAGLLQLGIGANNFSVETADKIAIIANSCPEWLITDMAVQQLGAILIPIYPTTNETELAFILNEAEVKYVFIGNQLLLNRYQSTIQKISSIKNTFSFDETTVDNWKGIMVSATEASIQKVEEIKAHISSEYIATIIYTSGTTGVPKGVMLSHKNIMSCAMFSKESFPLPDNPEMRALSFLPLNHIFEKCLSYIYLYSGISIYFAEGLDKIGDNIREVQPHIFTCVPRLLEKVFEKILNAGYQLKGAKKKIFFWSVNLAKKYDNRKKHNPLYLLNLKIANRLVFSKWRKALGGHIDYIITGGAACPENLLRIFNAAKIPVYEGYGPTENSPVISVNRAVNNQSLYGTVGPVIDGLQLKLEPDGEICVKGPTVMMGYYKNEQLTQESIIDGWLHTGDIGSLIEGRYLKITDRKKELFKTSNGKYVAPQPLENKLKESYLIEQAIVVGAEQKYVSALIVPSFSALKAWMERHHLVFENNEQAIRHVEVRKHYSSIIKEANKLFNPHEQIKKHILLSNEWSTETGELTPKLSLRRKVVVEKYKEKINKLFP from the coding sequence ATGCAGCCCACTAGGCTTTTTGACGCAGTAGCCTATCAATTAGAAAATTTTCCTAAAAAGGATATGCTTGCTACTAAGCAAAACGGGCAATGGGCAAAGTTGAGTACACATCAAACTCAACAGTATATCAATAAGTTAAGTGCCGGGCTTTTACAGCTTGGTATAGGTGCAAATAATTTTTCTGTAGAAACGGCCGATAAAATTGCAATCATTGCAAATAGCTGTCCTGAATGGCTCATCACGGATATGGCCGTGCAGCAATTGGGAGCAATACTTATTCCTATTTATCCAACCACCAACGAAACAGAATTAGCATTCATCTTAAATGAAGCGGAAGTAAAATATGTTTTTATTGGCAATCAGTTGCTATTAAACAGGTATCAATCCACCATACAAAAGATTTCTTCAATAAAAAACACATTCTCTTTTGATGAAACCACAGTTGATAATTGGAAAGGAATTATGGTATCTGCAACTGAGGCATCTATACAAAAAGTAGAAGAAATAAAAGCCCATATTAGCAGCGAATATATTGCCACCATTATTTACACCTCCGGCACTACTGGTGTTCCAAAAGGAGTGATGCTTTCACATAAAAATATTATGAGTTGTGCAATGTTTTCAAAAGAAAGCTTCCCCTTGCCCGATAATCCAGAGATGCGCGCTTTAAGCTTTTTACCACTTAATCATATTTTTGAAAAATGCTTAAGTTATATATATTTATATAGTGGTATCAGTATTTATTTTGCTGAAGGTCTAGATAAAATTGGAGATAATATTCGAGAGGTGCAACCGCACATTTTTACTTGTGTTCCCCGTTTACTGGAAAAAGTATTTGAAAAAATACTGAATGCCGGTTATCAATTAAAAGGGGCAAAGAAGAAAATATTCTTCTGGTCTGTTAACCTGGCCAAAAAATATGATAATCGAAAAAAACATAATCCCTTATATTTATTAAATTTAAAAATAGCCAATAGGTTGGTTTTTTCTAAATGGAGAAAAGCATTAGGTGGGCATATCGATTATATTATCACTGGTGGAGCTGCTTGTCCCGAAAACCTGTTACGTATTTTTAATGCTGCCAAAATACCCGTTTATGAAGGTTATGGCCCAACAGAAAATAGTCCTGTAATTTCTGTCAATCGAGCAGTGAATAATCAATCATTATATGGGACTGTGGGTCCTGTCATTGATGGCTTACAACTAAAATTAGAGCCCGATGGCGAGATTTGTGTAAAAGGGCCAACTGTTATGATGGGATATTATAAAAATGAACAACTTACTCAAGAATCGATTATTGATGGGTGGTTACATACTGGAGATATCGGTTCTTTGATAGAGGGGAGATACTTAAAAATCACAGATAGGAAAAAGGAGCTTTTCAAGACATCCAATGGTAAATATGTAGCACCTCAACCACTGGAAAATAAATTAAAAGAAAGTTATTTGATAGAACAGGCAATTGTTGTGGGTGCAGAACAAAAATATGTAAGTGCTTTAATTGTACCTTCTTTTTCAGCCTTGAAAGCTTGGATGGAGCGGCATCACTTAGTTTTTGAAAATAATGAACAGGCCATTCGACATGTTGAAGTGAGAAAGCATTATTCATCCATAATTAAAGAGGCTAACAAACTCTTTAATCCGCACGAGCAAATAAAAAAACATATTTTATTGTCTAATGAGTGGTCAACAGAAACCGGAGAACTTACACCCAAATTAAGTTTGCGTAGAAAAGTTGTGGTCGAGAAATACAAAGAAAAAATTAATAAATTATTTCCCTGA
- a CDS encoding ATP-binding protein, protein MDIPRLIQQQIEAQIGKQKVVLLYGTRRTGKSTIVENIVGKYPSLLLLQGEDLQVASLLQDRTLSNYVRLIAGKKLIIIDEAQAVPNIGMILKFIIDNIKGITIIATGSSSFDLQSFSGEPLVGRSVVFTLYPIAQIELSQIEDYLTTTRNLEQRLIYGSYPELWHLNDDNEKEIYLKHLVNSYLLKDVLSYEKIKGADILYRLLQMLAWQVGSEVNTVELGNSLQISRATVDRYLDLLSKVFIIFPLSGYSNNLRKEISKRKKWFFYDNGIRNAIISNFNPLAARNDVGQLWEQYILSERIKVNTYHQYFPQYFFWRTYDNQEIDFLELDNKQHLKAMECKWGNAKIKKPTAFLSAYPNAVYDIIHQQNYLDWVAYKPK, encoded by the coding sequence ATGGACATCCCACGTTTAATACAACAACAGATTGAAGCGCAAATAGGAAAGCAGAAAGTTGTGCTATTATACGGTACCCGAAGAACCGGCAAATCTACCATAGTAGAAAATATTGTCGGCAAATACCCATCTTTATTATTGCTACAGGGCGAAGATTTACAAGTGGCCTCTCTTTTACAGGATCGAACGCTTTCTAATTATGTCCGTCTGATAGCCGGTAAGAAACTTATCATTATAGACGAAGCGCAGGCAGTTCCTAATATTGGTATGATATTAAAGTTCATAATAGACAATATTAAAGGTATTACTATTATTGCGACTGGAAGCAGCAGCTTTGACTTGCAGTCATTTTCTGGCGAACCTTTGGTTGGACGCTCTGTTGTTTTCACCTTATACCCAATTGCACAAATAGAGCTATCACAGATAGAAGATTATTTGACCACCACGCGAAATCTGGAACAACGCCTTATTTATGGTTCATATCCCGAATTATGGCATCTTAATGATGATAATGAAAAGGAAATTTACCTGAAGCACCTTGTGAACAGTTACTTGCTGAAAGACGTACTTTCTTATGAAAAAATCAAGGGAGCAGATATTTTGTACCGTCTGCTGCAAATGCTAGCTTGGCAGGTAGGTAGTGAAGTTAATACAGTTGAACTGGGTAATAGCTTGCAGATTAGCCGGGCAACAGTTGACCGCTATCTTGATTTACTTTCTAAGGTCTTTATTATTTTCCCGTTATCCGGATACAGCAATAATTTGAGAAAAGAAATCAGCAAAAGGAAAAAATGGTTTTTCTATGATAATGGCATTCGTAATGCCATTATTTCTAATTTTAATCCTTTAGCTGCAAGAAATGACGTTGGACAACTCTGGGAACAATATATTTTAAGTGAAAGAATTAAAGTAAACACTTATCATCAATATTTCCCCCAATACTTTTTCTGGCGCACTTATGACAATCAGGAAATTGATTTTTTGGAACTGGACAACAAACAGCATCTTAAAGCTATGGAATGTAAATGGGGCAATGCCAAAATCAAAAAACCTACAGCTTTTCTTAGTGCATATCCCAATGCAGTTTATGATATTATTCATCAACAAAATTATTTGGATTGGGTCGCTTATAAACCTAAATAA
- a CDS encoding nucleotidyltransferase domain-containing protein: MDNRVAQIAKEYKTNLQQIYGNELAELVLFGSHARGDYHEESDIDFAIVLHSPDTRASAELIKTSPLSSRLSIKYGVAISSLPVALHKKQTSMLGVYREIRKDGITI, translated from the coding sequence ATGGACAATCGTGTTGCACAAATAGCAAAGGAGTATAAAACCAATCTTCAGCAAATTTATGGTAATGAATTAGCTGAATTGGTATTGTTCGGCTCTCATGCAAGAGGCGATTATCACGAAGAATCCGATATAGATTTTGCGATTGTGCTCCATAGTCCGGATACAAGGGCTTCAGCAGAATTAATAAAAACATCTCCGCTTTCTTCCCGTTTATCCATAAAATATGGTGTAGCAATATCATCCTTGCCCGTAGCGCTTCATAAAAAGCAAACCTCTATGTTGGGTGTTTACAGAGAAATTCGTAAAGACGGTATTACAATATGA
- a CDS encoding glycoside hydrolase domain-containing protein translates to MKRIIATILVLACTHCFAQKIPFTVSKKLWIDSLGNHRVVLQVDKNTDAVEVKVDWRRRDRDADKKAFIITNEKGEAVKNIFIKKINRETGDFIFEPNSGAGKYYVYYLPWSGHKWEGGFQGDYLKNQPEPNENWLEKNHLSSTNISQAKVMEIQARTSFDSFYPMEVVAKESEVKSLILKYKTDDYLIFPENRKHAIRMLDDLPLRWIQSGPSNQFSGTAERNEYYVFQLGVFASTKDLKNIEATYENSPFPITCFNLGGVDSKGNDFKKTVNVNKGKVQPLWFGVDIPQNAKAGNYSFSIKIKAAHAQEKTVYIKLIIRDQILKDRGDDDLWRLSRLRWLNSRAGIDDKNTGNYLPLQVNNYEIKATTANVVLDRFGLPKTITINHKQILSQPISFLIKNKTKDRLSISDLQFSKKASGIVEWKNIAENNLYKITYIGSMESDGYLHYKIQITPKKDFIAENILLNLPIVKNDAIYFMGMGSGKPFGRNGGYRPTTYNWKWHGPQDAYWIGNYDAGIYCKLLGATYSGPMLNLYHPAPPPSWYNNNNGGFSINTDNGIVNTSTFTGEISLKKDSTIDFAFSLLITPVKKLDTKAQFANRYYQNYGNPYPPEADIKAGVNVINVHHANRVNPYINYPFVRADSMKAFVDKYHKENVKTKIYYTIRELSNQCAEIWALRSLGTEVYSDGNGGGYPWLREHLVNHYDVQWFTPINGYEACDAAIRTSGDSRWYNYYVEGLRWLVKNTGIDGLYLDDVAYDRSMLKRMRKVMESVKPGCIIDLHSNTDFSKGPATQYTEFFPYIDKLWFGENFHYEKMQPDNWMVETSGIPFGLMGDMLFSGGNPWRGLVYGMTNRDGWPTDGKICNPKPIWRALDKFGIKNAKMIGYWQPGAIVTTSNKKILATTYENEKKLLIAIASWDTDTTSVSLNIDWGKLGFTPKKNILTAWPIDDFQKAKTFNLNDKILIEPGKGWLLDVE, encoded by the coding sequence ATGAAAAGAATAATAGCAACGATTTTGGTGCTGGCTTGTACTCATTGCTTTGCACAAAAAATTCCATTTACTGTTTCTAAAAAGTTATGGATAGACAGTTTAGGCAATCACCGGGTGGTTCTGCAAGTAGACAAAAATACTGATGCAGTAGAAGTGAAAGTAGATTGGCGCCGCCGCGACAGGGATGCTGACAAGAAAGCATTCATTATTACTAACGAAAAGGGCGAAGCTGTAAAGAATATTTTCATCAAAAAAATTAATCGAGAAACGGGGGATTTTATTTTCGAACCCAATAGCGGTGCAGGTAAATATTATGTTTATTACCTGCCTTGGTCTGGTCACAAATGGGAAGGGGGTTTTCAAGGGGATTATTTAAAAAACCAGCCTGAGCCAAATGAAAATTGGTTAGAGAAGAATCACCTATCTTCTACGAATATTTCACAAGCAAAAGTGATGGAAATACAGGCACGTACTTCATTTGACAGTTTTTATCCAATGGAAGTAGTGGCGAAAGAATCGGAAGTAAAAAGTTTAATCCTAAAGTATAAAACTGATGATTATTTAATTTTCCCAGAAAATAGAAAGCATGCCATTCGCATGTTGGATGATTTACCTTTAAGATGGATCCAATCAGGTCCATCGAATCAATTTTCTGGCACTGCTGAACGCAACGAATATTACGTATTTCAATTAGGCGTATTTGCTTCTACAAAAGATTTAAAAAATATAGAAGCAACCTACGAGAATTCTCCTTTTCCCATTACATGTTTCAACCTAGGCGGAGTAGATAGCAAAGGAAACGATTTTAAGAAAACCGTAAATGTAAACAAAGGAAAAGTGCAACCCCTATGGTTTGGCGTAGACATTCCGCAAAATGCAAAGGCAGGCAATTATTCTTTTTCTATAAAAATAAAGGCGGCTCATGCGCAAGAAAAAACAGTGTACATAAAGCTAATTATTAGGGATCAAATACTAAAAGATCGTGGAGACGATGACTTGTGGCGGCTTTCAAGATTACGTTGGCTCAATTCGCGCGCAGGGATTGATGATAAAAACACGGGTAATTATTTACCCTTGCAAGTAAATAATTATGAAATAAAAGCCACAACAGCCAATGTCGTTTTAGACAGGTTTGGATTACCAAAAACGATAACGATTAACCATAAACAAATTCTGTCGCAGCCTATTTCTTTTCTCATAAAAAATAAAACCAAAGACAGGCTTTCAATTAGTGACTTACAATTTAGCAAAAAGGCGAGCGGTATTGTTGAATGGAAAAATATTGCAGAAAATAATTTGTATAAAATTACCTATATCGGCTCAATGGAATCAGATGGGTATCTGCATTATAAAATACAAATCACACCAAAAAAAGACTTCATTGCAGAAAATATTTTACTCAATCTCCCTATAGTAAAAAATGATGCTATATATTTTATGGGAATGGGCTCCGGCAAGCCATTTGGTCGTAATGGTGGGTACAGGCCTACTACGTACAATTGGAAATGGCACGGCCCGCAAGACGCCTATTGGATTGGAAATTATGACGCGGGAATTTATTGCAAACTCTTAGGCGCTACTTATTCGGGACCAATGTTAAACTTATATCATCCTGCACCACCACCAAGTTGGTACAACAATAATAATGGGGGATTTTCTATCAATACAGATAATGGTATCGTAAACACTTCAACTTTTACCGGAGAAATTTCCTTGAAAAAAGATAGTACTATTGATTTTGCATTTTCTTTATTGATTACACCTGTAAAAAAGCTAGACACAAAGGCTCAATTTGCAAATCGGTATTATCAAAATTATGGCAATCCATATCCACCGGAAGCCGATATAAAAGCAGGCGTAAATGTAATAAATGTGCACCATGCCAACCGAGTAAACCCTTATATCAATTATCCTTTTGTACGAGCAGATAGCATGAAAGCCTTTGTAGATAAGTATCACAAAGAAAATGTAAAAACAAAAATCTACTATACGATCAGAGAGCTTTCCAATCAGTGCGCTGAGATCTGGGCACTCAGGAGTTTGGGTACAGAAGTATACAGCGATGGAAATGGTGGGGGTTATCCTTGGTTGCGCGAACATTTAGTTAATCATTACGACGTACAATGGTTCACGCCTATCAATGGCTATGAAGCTTGCGATGCTGCGATCCGTACAAGTGGTGATTCGCGTTGGTACAATTATTATGTAGAAGGCCTGCGTTGGTTAGTAAAAAATACGGGAATCGATGGTTTATATTTAGACGATGTTGCCTATGATCGCTCCATGTTAAAACGAATGCGCAAAGTAATGGAAAGCGTAAAGCCTGGCTGCATCATTGATTTGCACTCCAATACCGATTTCTCCAAGGGACCGGCTACACAATACACCGAATTCTTTCCTTATATCGATAAATTATGGTTTGGGGAAAATTTTCATTATGAAAAAATGCAACCCGATAATTGGATGGTAGAGACATCGGGTATTCCATTTGGTTTAATGGGGGATATGTTGTTTAGTGGCGGGAACCCTTGGCGGGGATTAGTGTATGGAATGACGAATAGGGATGGCTGGCCAACCGACGGAAAAATCTGTAACCCAAAACCAATTTGGAGAGCCTTAGATAAATTCGGGATTAAAAATGCAAAAATGATTGGTTACTGGCAACCAGGTGCGATTGTAACAACTTCAAATAAAAAGATATTAGCTACGACTTACGAAAATGAGAAAAAATTATTAATTGCTATTGCAAGCTGGGACACTGATACAACTAGTGTTTCTTTAAATATTGATTGGGGGAAATTAGGTTTTACGCCAAAGAAAAATATTTTAACAGCTTGGCCAATTGATGATTTTCAAAAAGCGAAGACATTTAATTTAAATGATAAAATTCTGATAGAGCCTGGTAAGGGCTGGTTATTGGACGTTGAATAA
- a CDS encoding HEPN domain-containing protein, producing the protein MNKPLNTEVQKVLDKAIEALENAEYDLNGGFTLATANRAYYACYYCMTALLYTKDVYAKTHQGVKTKFTELFIKNGLIPQKASDIASLLFDNRQNADYDFDAEITTEEADNLIKQARTFLLLTEEYLSDLFGPKL; encoded by the coding sequence ATGAATAAGCCTTTGAATACCGAAGTCCAAAAAGTTTTGGATAAAGCAATAGAAGCATTGGAAAACGCCGAATACGATTTAAACGGTGGTTTTACACTTGCAACAGCTAATCGTGCTTACTATGCTTGTTATTATTGCATGACAGCCCTTTTATACACAAAAGATGTATATGCAAAAACGCATCAGGGAGTAAAAACAAAATTTACCGAACTGTTTATTAAAAACGGTCTTATCCCACAGAAAGCATCAGACATTGCGAGCTTATTGTTTGATAATCGACAGAATGCCGATTATGATTTTGATGCAGAGATTACGACAGAGGAAGCGGACAATCTCATAAAGCAAGCCCGAACATTTTTGCTATTAACGGAAGAATACTTATCTGATTTATTCGGCCCAAAACTATAG
- a CDS encoding ATP-binding protein has product MYERIQLQTLAKRINEARKHIQVLVGPRQVGKTTLVTQLAKKITFPYLFESADAVASVNTIWIEQIWETARLRMQQNNATEFLLIIDEIQKIDNWSEIVKRLWDEDSRTSTNIKVILLGSSRLLLQRGLTESLAGRFESIYLGHWSFSEMQTAFGWNANQYAWFGGYPGSAALIDDEERWKRYVSDSLIETSISKDILMLTRVDKPALMKRLFELGCLYSGQILSYTKMQGQLQDAGNTTTLSHYLDLLDTAGLLAGIEIYAADIIRKRASSPKFQVHNTALISAQRAKLFQEIQENTAERGRIVESAIGAHLINYSLTENFKVYYWRHRYSEVDFVIEKRGKIIGIEVKSGIAGNTSGMEEFKNQYKPHKILLVGKSGLAWDEFLTINPAELF; this is encoded by the coding sequence ATGTACGAGAGAATTCAGTTACAAACACTTGCAAAACGCATCAATGAAGCAAGAAAACATATACAAGTATTGGTAGGCCCAAGACAGGTAGGTAAAACCACATTGGTTACACAATTGGCTAAAAAGATTACATTTCCTTATCTCTTTGAATCCGCCGATGCTGTTGCATCGGTAAATACGATTTGGATTGAGCAGATTTGGGAAACAGCCAGATTGAGAATGCAGCAAAATAATGCAACGGAATTTTTACTGATTATAGACGAAATCCAAAAAATAGATAATTGGAGCGAGATTGTCAAGCGTCTTTGGGACGAGGACAGCAGAACTTCAACGAATATCAAAGTAATCTTATTAGGCTCATCCAGATTGTTGCTGCAGCGCGGTTTAACGGAGTCATTGGCAGGTCGTTTTGAAAGTATTTATTTGGGACATTGGAGTTTTTCGGAAATGCAAACAGCTTTCGGATGGAATGCAAACCAATACGCTTGGTTCGGCGGTTATCCGGGTTCTGCCGCATTGATTGATGACGAGGAAAGATGGAAACGCTATGTAAGCGATTCTTTGATTGAAACAAGTATATCCAAAGATATATTGATGCTTACAAGAGTAGATAAACCTGCCCTTATGAAACGTTTATTTGAATTAGGATGCCTGTATTCGGGTCAAATACTTTCTTATACCAAAATGCAGGGGCAATTGCAAGATGCAGGCAATACGACAACGCTTTCACATTATTTGGATTTGTTGGATACGGCAGGATTATTGGCTGGTATAGAAATTTATGCTGCGGACATCATTCGCAAGCGTGCATCAAGTCCTAAATTCCAGGTGCATAACACGGCGCTTATCAGCGCACAACGAGCGAAACTATTTCAAGAAATCCAGGAAAATACGGCAGAGAGGGGCAGAATTGTAGAATCCGCTATCGGAGCGCATTTAATCAATTATTCCCTTACGGAAAATTTTAAAGTTTATTATTGGCGGCACAGGTATAGTGAAGTGGATTTTGTGATAGAAAAGCGGGGCAAGATTATCGGCATTGAAGTGAAAAGCGGAATTGCTGGCAACACTTCGGGAATGGAAGAATTTAAAAATCAGTATAAGCCTCATAAAATATTATTGGTAGGCAAAAGCGGGTTGGCATGGGATGAATTTTTGACAATTAATCCGGCAGAACTATTTTAA
- a CDS encoding aminotransferase class V-fold PLP-dependent enzyme, translating into MLDNNSLIYFNTAACGLISPEVLQTGIDLYKKFSINSATTSEDWREEELMNVRNTIADFVGAKEESMALIPNFSFALNNIVQSLNGNEKVLLFSNDFPSVLAPFVANHFAISWVNPKDNFFIDLEEIERTIESKKIELLAISHVQWSSGFKIDLEKLSEICHKHNVDLIVDATQSVGAQVINIRQLNLQVLLASNYKWMNAGFGSGIMYMSDAFLKKYPPVVGSINNVQRENHDWKFLPSIRCYELGHLNMVELNILKNAIQEKNKIGLKNIVRHNEEIMQFLLDGLVKLPVKLVGETNMNNRSSILILQDERGLGKWLQQNNIVVTQRNQTLRIGLHFYNTKVQVNSFLECVAAWAKEN; encoded by the coding sequence ATGCTCGATAATAATTCTCTCATATATTTTAATACAGCTGCTTGTGGCTTGATTTCTCCCGAGGTATTGCAAACTGGAATAGATCTTTATAAAAAATTTTCTATAAATAGTGCAACCACTTCAGAGGATTGGCGAGAAGAAGAGTTGATGAATGTAAGAAATACAATTGCTGATTTTGTAGGTGCTAAAGAAGAAAGCATGGCGCTGATTCCCAATTTTTCTTTTGCTTTGAATAATATTGTACAATCTTTAAATGGGAATGAAAAAGTATTATTGTTTTCAAATGATTTTCCATCGGTTTTAGCCCCTTTTGTTGCTAATCATTTCGCTATTAGTTGGGTTAATCCAAAGGATAATTTTTTTATTGATTTAGAAGAGATAGAAAGAACTATTGAGTCGAAAAAAATAGAATTACTGGCTATAAGTCACGTGCAATGGTCATCCGGCTTTAAAATTGACCTAGAAAAGCTGAGTGAAATTTGCCATAAACATAATGTGGACTTAATTGTAGATGCTACACAAAGTGTAGGCGCGCAAGTGATTAACATTCGTCAATTGAACCTGCAAGTTCTTTTAGCTAGTAATTACAAGTGGATGAATGCGGGTTTTGGTTCAGGAATTATGTATATGAGTGATGCGTTTTTAAAAAAATATCCGCCGGTTGTAGGCAGCATCAATAATGTGCAACGAGAAAATCATGACTGGAAATTTCTGCCTTCGATAAGATGTTACGAGTTGGGTCATTTGAATATGGTGGAACTGAATATTTTGAAAAATGCCATTCAAGAAAAGAACAAAATAGGATTAAAAAATATCGTTAGACATAATGAAGAAATTATGCAGTTTTTATTGGACGGACTTGTAAAGTTGCCTGTTAAATTGGTTGGCGAAACGAATATGAATAATCGAAGCTCTATTCTCATTCTACAAGACGAAAGGGGTTTGGGCAAGTGGTTACAACAGAATAATATTGTCGTAACGCAGCGCAATCAAACACTTCGCATTGGCCTGCATTTTTATAATACAAAAGTACAAGTAAACTCTTTTTTAGAATGTGTTGCAGCTTGGGCTAAAGAAAATTAA
- a CDS encoding IS1634 family transposase, whose product MKKATKPTSSHPQWVTKHKQSGTEIKKINGRYYLYAVTSRYDKSIGRAKKISLGILGSISETEGFIPSEKKSLREKAGKTYCGKEAFAVEYGYAFWLMALLEDANILPRLQTLFPDLWQFIVSMVYCRTAYQSPLKNVPFHLEHADICQQLGWEISLSDQKMSDFLFNLGTKEASIHAYLEPSKKNRTCVLVDATDIVSHSKNIPIVEKGYNARMDFSPQFVLLYLYDAATLQPLYYRIIPGNIREVTAMKNTIAASGIQQCIFIADKGFFSENNIASLEAAQLQYIIPLRRGNKHIAYNELKDIELGDNHFEYAKRHIFFTTPSPTAAGRTVCLYLDGMLKEQEKNDYLSRISSVPEYYDKEDFKNKVGRMGTLGIIHNTSMNAEDIYLEYKQRGDIEQFFDQLKNTLSASSSYMQREESLKGWMFINHISMEVIYKIYQMLKTTPLNKKQNLNHKYSIADTIAHMKTIKKIRFSQNEFIITETDKMTRILLDKLKISIT is encoded by the coding sequence ATGAAAAAAGCAACAAAACCTACAAGTTCCCACCCGCAATGGGTAACTAAACACAAGCAATCGGGAACGGAGATAAAAAAAATCAATGGCAGGTATTACCTGTATGCAGTAACTTCCAGATACGATAAATCAATCGGCAGGGCAAAGAAAATATCATTAGGTATATTAGGCAGTATCAGCGAAACAGAAGGGTTTATACCATCAGAGAAGAAATCTTTGCGTGAAAAAGCCGGTAAAACCTATTGCGGCAAAGAAGCTTTCGCCGTAGAATACGGTTATGCCTTCTGGCTTATGGCCTTATTGGAAGATGCAAATATTTTACCCCGGCTTCAAACACTATTTCCCGATTTATGGCAATTTATTGTTTCAATGGTTTATTGCCGTACAGCTTATCAAAGCCCTTTAAAAAACGTTCCTTTTCATCTGGAGCACGCTGACATTTGCCAACAACTCGGATGGGAAATATCTTTAAGCGATCAAAAGATGAGTGATTTTCTTTTTAATCTCGGTACTAAAGAAGCCTCCATTCACGCCTATTTAGAACCGTCAAAGAAGAACCGTACCTGCGTATTGGTAGATGCGACAGATATTGTCAGTCATTCTAAGAATATACCCATTGTAGAAAAAGGATATAACGCCCGAATGGATTTTAGCCCTCAGTTTGTCTTACTGTACTTATATGATGCAGCCACACTCCAACCCTTATATTACCGTATTATTCCTGGGAACATCAGAGAAGTAACCGCCATGAAGAACACCATAGCTGCCAGCGGCATCCAGCAATGTATATTTATAGCGGATAAAGGATTTTTCAGCGAAAACAATATAGCGTCTTTAGAAGCAGCCCAATTGCAGTACATTATCCCTTTAAGAAGAGGCAACAAGCACATTGCTTACAATGAGTTGAAGGATATAGAACTGGGCGACAATCATTTTGAATACGCAAAACGGCATATATTCTTTACCACCCCCTCTCCAACAGCAGCAGGCAGGACAGTTTGCCTTTATTTGGACGGTATGCTCAAAGAGCAGGAAAAGAATGATTATTTATCAAGAATAAGTTCTGTCCCCGAATATTATGACAAGGAGGACTTTAAAAATAAAGTCGGCAGAATGGGAACACTTGGAATTATACATAATACTTCCATGAATGCCGAAGATATTTATCTTGAATACAAGCAAAGAGGAGATATAGAGCAGTTCTTTGACCAGCTCAAAAACACATTATCTGCATCTTCCTCTTACATGCAGCGGGAAGAATCATTGAAGGGCTGGATGTTCATTAACCATATCAGCATGGAGGTTATTTACAAAATCTATCAAATGTTAAAAACCACACCACTCAATAAAAAACAAAACCTCAACCATAAATACTCCATCGCAGATACAATAGCGCATATGAAAACAATTAAGAAAATAAGATTCTCTCAAAATGAATTCATCATTACGGAAACCGATAAAATGACCAGAATATTATTGGATAAACTGAAAATTTCTATTACCTAA